From the genome of Phoenix dactylifera cultivar Barhee BC4 unplaced genomic scaffold, palm_55x_up_171113_PBpolish2nd_filt_p 001035F, whole genome shotgun sequence, one region includes:
- the LOC103721296 gene encoding phosphatidylinositol 4-kinase gamma 7-like, whose product MSPNLDSPVQTQMAVAVFNRTLSSEYHGNKKSEGRPARRRRVFVQTDTGCVVGIELDRGDNAHTVKKRLQVALNVPIEESSLTFGDRVLKNDLIGVRNDSPLLLTRNFLHRSSSTPCLSPTGKELQQRDRSGPIEILGCSSYCSRTKQLVKDVVKAIKSGVEPIPVHSGLGGAYYFRNSRGESIAIVKPTDEEPFAPNNPKGFIGKALGQPGLKRSVRVGETGFREVAAYLLDYDHFANVPPTILVKITHSVFHVNDGVNYANGKAHDRSQAVSKIASFQQFIPHDFDASDHGTSSFPVAAVHRIGILDIRIFNTDRHAGNLLVRKLVGGTGRFGAQTELIPIDHGLCLPESLEDPYFEWIHWPQASIPFSEDELDYIANLDPVRDSDMLRMELPMIREACLRVLVLSTIFLKEAAAFGLCLAEIGEMMSREFRGMEEEPSELEVVCIEARRLVAEREAFSPEAEPVGDDLIQFDIDCEDEPVMPRTPPSYNFGFKGGSSRNPLSKLEERLEEEENNYSNEKSNVEEVPCFPPACNQFPNVSKLSTSLKGVSLAEKTLQYLGGVPKGNDTTVRTNNSGSGLQSGSRSAKELPATASFVKLADMGEEEWGLFLEKFKELLHRAFRGRKCGAAGQRQWQRLGASCQF is encoded by the coding sequence ATGTCTCCTAACTTGGACAGCCCTGTCCAGACCCAGATGGCAGTTGCAGTTTTCAACCGCACTCTCAGCAGTGAATACCATGGGAACAAAAAAAGTGAGGGAAGGCCTGCAAGGAGGAGACGTGTGTTTGTCCAAACTGACACTGGCTGTGTCGTGGGTATTGAATTGGACCGCGGAGACAACGCCCACACTGTAAAGAAGAGGTTGCAAGTGGCCCTTAATGTGCCCATTGAGGAGAGCTCACTTACATTTGGTGATCGAGTGTTGAAAAATGATCTTATTGGTGTTCGGAATGATTCCCCATTACTTCTCACTAGGAATTTCCTTCACAGGAGTTCTTCCACCCCATGTCTCTCCCCAACTGGAAAGGAACTCCAGCAGAGAGATCGGAGTGGGCCAATTGAAATCTTAGGGTGCTCAAGCTACTGCTCGCGAACAAAACAGCTTGTCAAGGATGTAGTGAAAGCTATTAAAAGTGGTGTTGAACCCATCCCTGTTCACAGTGGGCTTGGGGGTGCCTACTACTTCAGGAACAGCAGAGGTGAGAGCATTGCTATTGTGAAGCCTACAGATGAGGAGCCATTTGCACCGAATAATCCAAAAGGTTTCATCGGGAAAGCCCTTGGCCAACCAGGCCTGAAAAGGTCCGTGCGGGTTGGTGAGACAGGGTTTAGGGAGGTTGCTGCATACCTCCTGGACTATGATCATTTTGCCAATGTTCCCCCAACAATCCTTGTAAAGATAACCCACTCAGTCTTCCATGTGAATGATGGGGTCAACTATGCAAATGGTAAGGCTCATGACAGGTCTCAAGCTGTCAGCAAGATTGCGTCATTTCAGCAGTTTATCCCTCATGACTTCGATGCTAGTGATCACGGGACCTCTAGCTTTCCTGTTGCAGCTGTGCACAGGATTGGTATACTTGATATTAGAATCTTCAACACAGATAGACATGCAGGGAACCTTCTGGTGAGGAAGCTTGTTGGTGGAACTGGTAGATTTGGGGCTCAGACAGAACTCATTCCAATAGATCATGGCCTCTGCCTGCCAGAGAGCTTGGAGGATCCTTATTTTGAATGGATCCACTGGCCACAGGCATCAATACCTTTCTCTGAGGACGAGCTTGACTACATTGCAAATCTTGATCCAGTTAGAGATTCTGACATGCTTCGGATGGAGCTGCCTATGATCCGTGAAGCATGTCTAAGGGTTTTGGTCCTTTCCACAATTTTTCTCAAGGAAGCAGCGGCATTTGGGCTTTGCCTGGCAGAGATTGGTGAGATGATGAGCAGGGAGTTCAGGGGTATGGAAGAAGAGCCTAGCGAGTTGGAGGTTGTATGCATTGAGGCAAGGAGGCTAGTAGCTGAAAGAGAGGCATTTTCTCCAGAAGCTGAACCGGTTGGTGACGATCTAATCCAGTTTGACATTGATTGTGAAGATGAACCAGTGATGCCTAGAACACCACCATCCTACAATTTTGGGTTCAAGGGAGGGAGTTCCCGAAACCCGCTTTCAAAATTAGAGGAGAGattggaagaggaggaaaacAATTATAGCAATGAAAAGAGCAATGTGGAAGAAGTTCCTTGCTTCCCGCCTGCTTGCAATCAGTTTCCAAATGTTTCAAAGCTGTCTACATCATTGAAGGGTGTGAGCCTTGCTGAAAAAACTCTGCAGTATCTAGGTGGTGTTCCAAAAGGGAATGATACTACAGTTAGAACTAACAATAGTGGCAGTGGACTTCAGAGTGGGAGCAGGAGTGCAAAGGAGCTGCCTGCAACCGCGAGCTTTGTGAAACTGGCAGACATGGGAGAGGAAGAATGGGGGTTGTTCCTTGAGAAGTTCAAGGAGCTGCTGCATAGAGCATTTCGTGGCCGGAAGTGTGGAGCTGCTGGCCAGAGGCAGTGGCAGAGGCTGGGTGCTTCTTGCCAGTTTTGA